One Streptomyces sp. NBC_00223 genomic window carries:
- a CDS encoding MEDS domain-containing protein, whose translation MAGGTCGAPTPRTVAVERLTSGDHACLDFVSHRDRWALRAAFTTAGLARGERVMLFTDPATRSGEALTRLADFGVPTERAAADGRLEVLNSSPGYDPVHGFDAAARTGYWASVTDDALAHGFTGLRVAGDMVWACEPGVSGDALTSYESGLGGLFEKFPFLAMCEYDRRSFSPQLLERVLAVHPLSVLPQPGELRAERAGDALRLVGDADLATRTRFELSVREPGLARIDLTGLAFIDAYCVRTLLRLPGGPALECTRAQYRLLRLCGAPEAERTEVPVGWTERGSGADTGRVVLRVR comes from the coding sequence ATGGCAGGAGGGACCTGCGGCGCACCGACACCCCGAACGGTCGCCGTCGAACGGCTCACCTCGGGCGACCACGCGTGCCTGGACTTCGTCAGCCACCGCGACCGCTGGGCGCTGCGCGCGGCGTTCACCACCGCGGGACTCGCGCGCGGCGAGCGGGTGATGCTCTTCACCGACCCGGCCACCCGCAGCGGCGAGGCGCTGACCCGCCTCGCCGACTTCGGCGTCCCCACCGAGCGCGCCGCCGCCGACGGCCGCCTCGAAGTGCTCAACAGCTCCCCTGGCTACGACCCCGTGCACGGTTTCGACGCCGCCGCCCGTACCGGCTACTGGGCCTCGGTCACCGACGACGCGCTGGCCCACGGCTTCACCGGCCTGCGGGTGGCGGGCGACATGGTGTGGGCCTGCGAACCGGGCGTCAGCGGCGACGCGTTGACGTCGTACGAGAGCGGACTCGGCGGCCTCTTCGAGAAGTTCCCCTTCCTCGCGATGTGCGAGTACGACCGGCGGTCCTTCTCCCCGCAGTTGCTGGAACGGGTGCTGGCCGTGCACCCGCTGTCCGTACTGCCGCAGCCGGGCGAGCTGCGGGCCGAGCGCGCGGGCGACGCGCTGCGGCTGGTGGGCGACGCGGACCTGGCCACCCGGACCCGGTTCGAACTGTCGGTGCGGGAGCCCGGGTTGGCACGGATCGATCTGACCGGGCTCGCCTTCATCGACGCCTACTGCGTACGCACGCTGCTGCGGCTGCCGGGCGGACCCGCGCTGGAGTGCACCCGGGCGCAGTACCGGCTGCTGCGGCTGTGCGGCGCGCCGGAAGCGGAACGGACGGAGGTCCCGGTTGGATGGACGGAACGGGGTTCGGGAGCGGACACGGGACGGGTGGTGCTGAGGGTGCGATGA